From the Takifugu flavidus isolate HTHZ2018 chromosome 12, ASM371156v2, whole genome shotgun sequence genome, one window contains:
- the mmp13b gene encoding collagenase 3, with translation MRAFLLLLLAAHAAALPLPADDTDTWLLAEKYLRRFYGLPVGLQGSRKAAGDFQKTIKQMQRFFKLKVTGSLNEETVEVMKQARCGVPDVGEYTHFPRKLKWNTNKLTFRILDYTPDLQKSDVDKAIRKALNLWAAVTPLTFKKLHTGTADIMISFGSGEHGDYNPFDGPNNLLAHAYPPGQGIGGDVHFDEDENWTKDSTAYNLFIVAAHELGHALGMGHSTDAGALMYPTYSYRTGFLLSEDDVKGIQELYGPNPNPTGVTPSPDSPKQCDPMLSIDAVTGLRGETMVFKDRFYWRLHPQMPEPDQILIKSTWPSLRNKVDAAYENPEKDQVIIFSGIRMWALNGYDIVEGYPKYIHKLGLPKKIRKLDAAVHISDTGKTLLFTDEEYWSYDEATGRMDSGYPRSIEKDFPGIGDKIDAAVYQYGFLYFFRDNLRYEYSYTHKKVWRVLPTNSILNC, from the exons ATGAGAgcgttcctcctgctgctgctggcggctCACGCCGCCGCCCTGCCGCTGCCGGCCGATGACACAGACACCTGGCTTTTAGCAGAG AAGTACCTCCGTCGGTTCTATGGGCTTCCCGTCGGTCTCCAAGGGTCACGGAAGGCGGCTGGAGATTTCCAGAAAACGATCAAGCAAATGCAGCGATTCTTCAAACTCAAG GTGACAGGAAGTCTGAATGAAGAAACTGTGGAGGTGATGAAGCAGGCCAGATGTGGAGTTCCAGACGTTGGAGAGTACACTCACTTCCCCCGGAAGCTTAAGTGGAACACTAATAAACTAACCTTCAG GATTTTAGATTATACCCCCGATCTGCAGAAGTCTGACGTGGACAAAGCCATCCGCAAGGCCCTGAATCTTTGGGCTGCTGTCACCCCTCTGACCTTTAAGAAATTGCACACAGGCACCGCTGACATCATGATCAGCTTTGGCTCTGGAG AACACGGAGACTACAACCCTTTTGACGGGCCGAATAACCTGCTGGCCCACGCGTACCCGCCCGGCCAAGGCATCGGAGGAGATGTTCACTTCGATGAGGATGAAAATTGGACTAAAGATTCCACAG CTTACAACCTGTTCATAGTAGCAGCTCATGAGCTGGGACACGCTCTGGGTATGGGTCACTCCACAGATGCCGGAGCCCTCATGTACCCCACATACTCATACAGAACAGgcttcctgctctctgaagATGACGTCAAAGGCATTCAAGAGCTCTATG gcccaaacccaaaccccaCTGGAGTCACGCCTAGCCCAGATTCCCCAAAACAATGTGACCCCATGCTGAGCATTGACGCTGTTACAGGACTTAGAGGAGAAACAATGGTCTTTAAAGACAG ATTCTATTGGCGTCTCCATCCTCAGATGCCTGAACCTGATCAGATTCTGATCAAATCGACATGGCCCTCCCTCCGAAACAAAGTGGATGCAGCCTATGAAAACCCAGAAAAAGATCAAGTCATCATTTTCAGCG GGATCCGGATGTGGGCTTTAAATGGATATGACATCGTGGAGGGCTACCCGAAGTACATCCACAAACTTGGGCTTCCAAAGAAAATCAGAAAGCTGGACGCAGCTGTGCACATCAGTGACACCGGGAAAACGTTGCTCTTCACTGATGAGGAATACTGGAG CTACGATGAAGCGACAGGGCGCATGGACAGCGGATACCCACGATCCATTGAGAAAGACTTCCCTGGGATCGGGGATAAAATCGATGCTGCTGTTTATCAGTATG GTTTCTTGTATTTCTTCCGTGATAACCTGCGATACGAGTACAGTTACACCCACAAGAAGGTCTGGCGCGTCCTGCCGACCAACTCCATCTTAAACTGCTGA
- the tsku gene encoding tsukushi, producing the protein MALCTWLLLWLLAPASSGAVNNCHPGCHCDVESFGLFDSFSLTRVDCQGVGPGITMPVAIPLDTTHLDLSFNAMGPLTNTMLAGPGYTTLISLDLSNNHITKISPNALSKLRYLESLDLSHNELEQLSPSCFSGLPLAEVDLSHNNFREFDMDVFTNKANGEPVSIDLTHNKLVSVLATLHGRVLQSQSLNLSANQLSSVPDLTGLSLRLLSLDGNPIARITEGSFAHLKDLIYLSISGLNDLREIEPRGFKGLQSLQVLDLVNNPKLETLSPAIFSGLDSLEELNLSGSGVSSLPNNMLSHLPSIKRISLGKGVRCWRSQKQAQFHRQLGQLQHDDVLSCNVKGVML; encoded by the exons ATGGCACTCTGCACGTGGCTCCTTCTATGGCTGCTGGCCCCGGCCTCGTCCGGCGCCGTCAACAACTGCCACCCTGGATGCCATTGCGACGTGGAGAGCTTCGGCCTGTTCGACAGCTTCAGCCTGACCAGGGTGGACTGCCAGGGGGTGGGGCCTGGCATCACCATGCCCGTCGCCATCCCGCTGGACACGACCCACCTGGACCTCTCCTTCAACGCCATGGGACCCCTGACCAACACAATGTTAGCTGGTCCCGGCTACACCACCCTGATCAGCTTGGATCTAAGCAACAATCATATAACAAAG ATAAGCCCCAACGCGCTGTCCAAGTTGCGTTACCTGGAGAGTCTGGATCTGAGCCACAACGAGCTGGAGCAGCTCTCCCCCAGCTGTTTCTCCGGCCTCCCGTTGGCCGAGGTCGACCTCAGCCACAACAATTTCCGGGAGTTCGACATGGATGTGTTCACGAATAAAGCCAACGGTGAGCCTGTCAGTATCGATCTGACTCACAACAAGCTCGTGTCCGTCCTCGCCACCTTGCACGGGAGAGTTTTGCAGAGTCAGAGCTTAAATctgtcagccaatcagctgtcCAGCGTGCCTGATCTGACTGGACTTTCACTCAGGTTGCTCAGCCTGGACGGTAACCCCATAGCACGCATCACCGAAGGATCTTTCGCTCATTTGAAGGATTTGATCTACTTATCCATCAGTGGCCTAAATGATCTTCGGGAAATTGAGCCCCGCGGCTTTAAGGGTCTTCAGAGCCTGCAGGTTTTGGATCTCGTAAACAACCCTAAGCTGGAGACTCTAAGTCCTGCCATCTTTAGTGGACTGGActctctggaggagctgaattTATCTGGCTCAGGCGTGTCGTCGTTACCAAATAACATGCTGAGCCACTTGCCCAGTATTAAGAGGATCTCGCTGGGAAAAGGTGTCCGGTGCTGGAGAAGCCAGAAACAGGCGCAGTTCCACCGGCAGCTGGGTCAGCTCCAGCACGATGATGTGCTCAGCTGTAATGTGAAGGGCGTCATGCTGTGA